Proteins encoded by one window of Sus scrofa isolate TJ Tabasco breed Duroc chromosome 12, Sscrofa11.1, whole genome shotgun sequence:
- the NUFIP2 gene encoding nuclear fragile X mental retardation-interacting protein 2 — protein sequence MEEKPGQPQSQHHHSHHHPHHHPQQQQQQQQQPPHHHHHYYFYNHSHNHHHHHHHQQPHQYLQHGAEGSPKAQPKPLKHEQKHALQQHQETPKKKTGYGELNGNAGEREISLKSLGSDEATNPISRVLNGNQQVVDTNLKQTVRSSTFGKAGIKTRNFIQKNSMDKKNGKSYENKSGENQSVDKTDAVAIPNGVVTNNSGYITNGYMGKGADNDGSGSESGYTTPKKRKARRNSAKGCENLNLVQDKIMQQETNVPTLKQGLETFKPDYSEQKGNRVDGSKPIWKYETGPGGTSRGKPAMGDMLRKSSDTKPGVSSKKFDDRPKGKHTSAVASKEDSWTLFKPPPVFPVDNSSAKIVPKISYASKVKENLNKTVQNSSVSPSSSSSSSSSSSAGETQTQPSSRLSQVPMSALKSVTSANFSNGPVLAGTDASVYSPGGQPLLTTAANTLAPISSGADSVLQDMSLTSAAVEQIKSSLFIYPSNMQTVLLSTAQVDLPSQTDQQNLGDIFQNQWGLSFINEPSAGPETVIGKSSDHKVMEVTFQGEYPATLVSQGAEIIPSGTEHPVFPKAYELEKRTSPQVLGSILKSGTTSESGALSLEPSHIGDLQKADTSSQGALVFLSKDYEIENQNPLASPTNTLLGSAKEQRYQRGLERNDSWGSFDLRAAIVYHTKEMESVWNLQKQDPKRIITYNEAMDSPDQ from the exons ATGGAGGAGAAGCCCGGCCAGCCACAGTCTCAGCACCATCACAGCCACCACCATCCGCACCATCaccctcagcagcagcagcagcagcagcagcagccgccgcaccaccaccaccattattATTTCTACAACCATAGCCacaaccaccatcaccaccaccatcaccagcagCCTCACCAATACCTGCAGCATGGAGCCGAGGGCAGTCCCAAGGCCCAGCCAAAGCCGCTGAAACATGAGCAGAAACACGCCCTCCAGCAGCACCAGGAAACGCCGAAGAAGAAAACAG GCTATGGTGAACTAAATGGTAATgctggagaaagagaaatttctttaaagaGCCTGGGTTCTGATGAAGCTACCAACCCTATTTCCAGGGTACTCAATGGCAACCAACAAGTTGTAGACACTAACCTGAAGCAGACTGTAAGGTCCAGCACCTTTGGGAAAGCAGGAATTAAAACCAGGAATTTCATTcagaaaaacagtatggacaaaaagaatggaaagtcTTATGAAAATAAATCTGGAGAGAACCAATCTGTAGACAAGACTGATGCTGTAGCAATTCCAAATGGTGTTGTAACAAATAATTCTGGCTATATTACTAATGGTTATATGGGCAAAGGAGCAGATAATGATGGTAGTGGATCTGAGAGCGGATATACCActcctaaaaaaaggaaagctaggCGCAATAGTGCCAAGGGTTGTGAAAACCTTAATTTAGTGCAGGACAAAATAATGCAACAAGAGACCAATGTCCCAACCTTAAAACAGGGACTTGAAACTTTCAAGCCTGACTACAGTGAACAAAAGGGAAATCGAGTAGATGGTTCAAAGCCCATTTGGAAGTATGAAACTGGGCCTGGAGGAACAAGTCGAGGAAAACCTGCTATGGGTGATATGCTGAGGAAAAGCTCTGATACTAAACCTGGTGTGAGCAGCAAAAAGTTTGATGATCGGCCCAAAGGAAAGCATACTTCTGCTGTTGCCTCCAAAGAGGACTCGTGGACCCTATTTAAACCACCCCCAGTTTTTCCAGTGGACAATAGCAGTGCTAAAATAGTTCCTAAAATAAGTTATGCAAGCAAAGTTAAGGAAAACCTCAACAAAACTGTACAGAACTCTTCCGTGTCaccatcttcatcttcatcttcatcttcttcGTCATCAGCTGGGGAAACTCAGACCCAACCTTCAAGTCGATTATCCCAGGTCCCTATGTCAGCGCTGAAATCTGTTACTTCGGCCAACTTTTCTAATGGGCCAGTTTTAGCAGGGACTGATGCAAGTGTATATTCTCCAGGGGGTCAGCCACTGCTAACTACTGCTGCTAATACTCTAGCACCCATCTCCTCTGGGGCTGATTCAGTTCTCCAAGACATGAGTCTGACTTCAGCAGCTGTTGAACAAATTAAGTCCAGCCTTTTTATCTACCCTTCAAATATGCAAACTGTGCTGTTGAGCACAGCACAAGTGGATCTACCCTCTCAGACAGATCAGCAAAACCTGGGGGATATCTTCCAGAATCAATGGGGTTTATCATTTATCAATGAGCCCAGTGCTGGCCCTGAGACTGTTATTGGGAAATCATCAGATCATAAAGTGATGGAGGTGACATTTCAAGGGGAATATCCTGCCACTTTGGTTTCACAGGGTGCTGAAATAATCCCCTCAGGAACTGAGCATCCTGTGTTTCCCAAGGCTTATGAGCTGGAAAAACGGACTAGTCCTCAAGTTCTGGGTAGCATTCTAAAATCTGGGACTACTAGTGAGAGTGGAGCCTTATCCTTGGAACCCAGTCATATAGGTGACCTGCAAAAAGCAGACACCAGTAGTCAAGGTGCTTTAGTGTTTCTCTCAAAGGACTATGAGATAGAAAATCAAAATCCTCTGGCGTCTCCTACGAACACTTTGTTAGGCTCCGCCAAAGAACAGAGATACCAGAGAGGCCTAGAAAGGAATGATAGCTGGGGTTCTTTTGACCTGAGGGCTGCTATTGTATATCACACTAAAG aAATGGAGTCTGTTTGGAATTTGCAGAAGCAAG
- the LOC106507970 gene encoding uncharacterized protein LOC106507970, translating to MYPPRPPQPSCPEKHPRPPPAASFSLSSASRPAPSPERPRLPPHPGAGNAAAGARGPAQAAPLVAESLPHPNRPRPSPQGPARGRAAATGLHNPAGDWGRGGRGPGAAAPPQCGGRRDARGVPEPPGFAALCAPRHPSPSVLQWAGVSDRNRLPTWRTGSGLARRREHSSRAGSGGSGPGAPASGGAVRTDYEVRSTVEPR from the exons ATgtatcccccccgccccccccagccctcctgcccGGAGAAGCACCCGCGGCCGCCGCCCGCGGCCTCCTTCTCTCTCAGCTCAGCTTCTAGGCCGGCTCCCAGCCCCGAACGCCCGCGCCTCCCGCCGCACCCGGGAGCGGGAAACGCGGCCGCCGGCGCGCGGGGCCCGGCGCAGGCCGCTCCCCTCGTGGCcgagtccctcccccaccccaaccgcCCCCGCCCCTCACCCCAGGGACCCGCCCGGGGCCGCGCGGCCGCCACCGGGTTACACAACCCGGCCGGCGActgggggaggggcggccgcGGGCCGGGGGCGGCGGCGCCCCCGCAGTGTGGGGGGCGACGCGACGCCAGGGGGGTTCCCGAGCCACCCGGCTTCGCCGCGCTGTGCGCCCCTCGACACCCTTCCCCCTCTGTTCTTCAGTGGGCCGGAGTCAGTGACAGGAATCGGCTTCCAACATGGCGGACAGGAAGCGGCCTCGCGAGGAGGAGAGAACATTCCAGCCGCGCCGGCTCTGGGGGGAGCGGGCCTGGGGCGCCGGCCTCGGGAGGAGCCGTGAGGACAGACTACGAG GTGAGGTCAACTGTGGAACCAAGATAG